The Pecten maximus chromosome 14, xPecMax1.1, whole genome shotgun sequence genome includes a region encoding these proteins:
- the LOC117342372 gene encoding uncharacterized protein LOC117342372 isoform X2, with protein sequence MTNRSTRVRSGKKRGIRLVDLEFQSGVQEKENIENGRRPHGGYNGSKKHPLSPYTYNRDPEYIRQIRDEVDRSHKEKIIEGHRSPNWAIDTSRESNHSGESPLFVHGLLSSSKYDQHGHHLQEPRPGSLVRGRSAPPKRSGTLYYRPNTTHQYLSATELHQTSQSSDATNIKYGRPTRTTLLRARQRSNSAPVNAYTQRRESAKKMESTQYSAIPTSREYIPARKREESTHAFLTGARYNRAHLLDSKGLSVYGVYMPRKNPLACFMTGAASSRLKEKAEEVPAPPDTPRSEVSDTHDQSSKPEYHTRPSTAPGKRLLSGKMVTPRDRPKSAWGDAATSCDIIQNESSRVLVTLRSSRQSLRASESTLPSVTGISVPKVISKRPRDPVEETSFVNQPPPTPVGGLSVVESERVRKASLSVKDSSIGRMEDCNGPVIKKQINVELIDQSLQLQQEDVDVDGQPEENDNIEESKPNDPKIINPEEENDNNDNVSNNDDGDESAIKVFMTENNSKNEIEDKHESPERSETTTNAEIVPSTNTIGNENKKHELKRSEKEISNDCVNAEKEIDLNQNDSAVE encoded by the exons GCAGCAAGAAACACCCTCTTAGCCCGTACACTTACAACAGAGATCCGGAATACATACGACAAATACGGGACGAAGTGGATCGTAGTCACAAAGAAAAGATTATTGAAGGTCATAGGTCACCGAATTGGGCAATAGATACTAGTAGGGAGTCGAACCACAGCGGAGAATCCCCTTTATTTGTCCATGGTCTTCTCAGCTCAAGTAAG taTGACCAACATGGACATCATCTACAAGAACCTCGACCCGGATCTCTCGTTAGAGGGCGCTCTGCTCCACCAAAGAGAAGTGGAACTCTCTATTACCGACCAAACACTACGCACCAGTACCTCTCAGCAACTGAGCTTCACCAAACCTCGCAGTCTTCCGATGCAACGAACATTAAATACGGACGACCCACTCGTACAAC GTTACTACGAGCGCGACAAAGAAGCAACTCTGCACCTGTAAATGCATACACACAACGACGGGAAAGTGCCAAAA AGATGGAAAGTACTCAATATTCCGCGATACCAACATCGAGGGA ATATATACCTGCCCGCAAAAGGGAAGAGTCTACGCATGCGTTTCTGACAGGTGCTCGCTATAACAG GGCCCACCTTTTAGACTCTAAAGGCCTGTCTGTGTATGGCGTGTATATGCCAAGGAAGAACCCATTGGCCTGCTTCATGACTGGGGCTGCTTCCTCCCGTCTGAAAGAAAAGGCTGAAGAGGTTCCGGCACCCCCCG ATACACCACGATCCGAAGTTTCCGATACCCACGATCAAAGCAGTAAACCGGAATACCACACAAGACCCTCAACAGCTCCAGGCAAAAGGTTACTATCAGGCAAAATGGTGACGCCTAGAGATCGCCCCAAAAGCGCGTGGGGTGACGCAGCAACCTCGTGTGATATCATACAGAACGAAA GCAGTCGAGTCTTGGTTACTTTACGGTCCAGCAGACAATCTTTGAGGGCGTCCGAGTCGACACTCCCCAGCGTCACCGGAATATCCGTCCCCAAAGTCATATCTAAGCGACCACGTGACCCTGTTGAAGAAACCTCATTCGTTAATCAGCCTCCGCCAACTCCCGTTGGTGGATTATCTGTAGTTGAAAGTGAACGAGTACGAAAAGCATCCTTGTCCGTTAAAGACTCGTCAATAGGTAGAATGGAAGATTGTAATGGACCTgtgattaaaaaacaaattaatgtaGAACTTATCGATCAGTCTTTACAACTACAACAAGAGGACGTAGATGTTGATGGTCAACCTGAGGAAAATGATAACATTGAGGAAAGTAAACCAAATGATCCGAAAATAATCAACCCAGAGGAGGAAAACGACAATAATGATAACGTTTCAAACAATGATGACGGCGATGAAAGTGCGATCAAAGTATTTATGACAGAAAATAACagtaaaaatgaaattgaagaTAAACATGAAAGCCCCGAAAGGAGTGAAACTACAACAAATGCAGAAATTGTTCCATCTACCAATACTATTGGAAATGAGAACAAAAAACACGAACTTAAAAGGAGTGAAAAAGAAATCTCAAATGATTGTGTGAATGCAGAAAAGGAAATCGATCTTAACCAGAACGATTCGGCTGTAGAGTAG
- the LOC117342372 gene encoding uncharacterized protein LOC117342372 isoform X1: MTNRSTRVRSGKKRGIRLVDLEFQSGVQEKENIENGRRPHGGYNGSKKHPLSPYTYNRDPEYIRQIRDEVDRSHKEKIIEGHRSPNWAIDTSRESNHSGESPLFVHGLLSSSKYDQHGHHLQEPRPGSLVRGRSAPPKRSGTLYYRPNTTHQYLSATELHQTSQSSDATNIKYGRPTRTTLLRARQRSNSAPVNAYTQRRESAKKMESTQYSAIPTSREYIPARKREESTHAFLTGARYNRAHLLDSKGLSVYGVYMPRKNPLACFMTGAASSRLKEKAEEVPAPPDTPRSEVSDTHDQSSKPEYHTRPSTAPGKRLLSGKMVTPRDRPKSAWGDAATSCDIIQNESENLANDETSYKQLFLDDLILTPNGLNVQGSRVLVTLRSSRQSLRASESTLPSVTGISVPKVISKRPRDPVEETSFVNQPPPTPVGGLSVVESERVRKASLSVKDSSIGRMEDCNGPVIKKQINVELIDQSLQLQQEDVDVDGQPEENDNIEESKPNDPKIINPEEENDNNDNVSNNDDGDESAIKVFMTENNSKNEIEDKHESPERSETTTNAEIVPSTNTIGNENKKHELKRSEKEISNDCVNAEKEIDLNQNDSAVE, from the exons GCAGCAAGAAACACCCTCTTAGCCCGTACACTTACAACAGAGATCCGGAATACATACGACAAATACGGGACGAAGTGGATCGTAGTCACAAAGAAAAGATTATTGAAGGTCATAGGTCACCGAATTGGGCAATAGATACTAGTAGGGAGTCGAACCACAGCGGAGAATCCCCTTTATTTGTCCATGGTCTTCTCAGCTCAAGTAAG taTGACCAACATGGACATCATCTACAAGAACCTCGACCCGGATCTCTCGTTAGAGGGCGCTCTGCTCCACCAAAGAGAAGTGGAACTCTCTATTACCGACCAAACACTACGCACCAGTACCTCTCAGCAACTGAGCTTCACCAAACCTCGCAGTCTTCCGATGCAACGAACATTAAATACGGACGACCCACTCGTACAAC GTTACTACGAGCGCGACAAAGAAGCAACTCTGCACCTGTAAATGCATACACACAACGACGGGAAAGTGCCAAAA AGATGGAAAGTACTCAATATTCCGCGATACCAACATCGAGGGA ATATATACCTGCCCGCAAAAGGGAAGAGTCTACGCATGCGTTTCTGACAGGTGCTCGCTATAACAG GGCCCACCTTTTAGACTCTAAAGGCCTGTCTGTGTATGGCGTGTATATGCCAAGGAAGAACCCATTGGCCTGCTTCATGACTGGGGCTGCTTCCTCCCGTCTGAAAGAAAAGGCTGAAGAGGTTCCGGCACCCCCCG ATACACCACGATCCGAAGTTTCCGATACCCACGATCAAAGCAGTAAACCGGAATACCACACAAGACCCTCAACAGCTCCAGGCAAAAGGTTACTATCAGGCAAAATGGTGACGCCTAGAGATCGCCCCAAAAGCGCGTGGGGTGACGCAGCAACCTCGTGTGATATCATACAGAACGAAAGTGAGAACTTAGCCAATGACGAGACGTCTTACAAACAACTGTTCTTAGATGATTTAATACTTACTCCTAACGGTTTGAATGTTCAAG GCAGTCGAGTCTTGGTTACTTTACGGTCCAGCAGACAATCTTTGAGGGCGTCCGAGTCGACACTCCCCAGCGTCACCGGAATATCCGTCCCCAAAGTCATATCTAAGCGACCACGTGACCCTGTTGAAGAAACCTCATTCGTTAATCAGCCTCCGCCAACTCCCGTTGGTGGATTATCTGTAGTTGAAAGTGAACGAGTACGAAAAGCATCCTTGTCCGTTAAAGACTCGTCAATAGGTAGAATGGAAGATTGTAATGGACCTgtgattaaaaaacaaattaatgtaGAACTTATCGATCAGTCTTTACAACTACAACAAGAGGACGTAGATGTTGATGGTCAACCTGAGGAAAATGATAACATTGAGGAAAGTAAACCAAATGATCCGAAAATAATCAACCCAGAGGAGGAAAACGACAATAATGATAACGTTTCAAACAATGATGACGGCGATGAAAGTGCGATCAAAGTATTTATGACAGAAAATAACagtaaaaatgaaattgaagaTAAACATGAAAGCCCCGAAAGGAGTGAAACTACAACAAATGCAGAAATTGTTCCATCTACCAATACTATTGGAAATGAGAACAAAAAACACGAACTTAAAAGGAGTGAAAAAGAAATCTCAAATGATTGTGTGAATGCAGAAAAGGAAATCGATCTTAACCAGAACGATTCGGCTGTAGAGTAG